From a single Apium graveolens cultivar Ventura chromosome 2, ASM990537v1, whole genome shotgun sequence genomic region:
- the LOC141689765 gene encoding uncharacterized protein LOC141689765: MTVPAYMWASSINEGDKGVFVTDTTSFIIQDDLKVIPSNLAITLNMLKGRGITDFGVLEEKTLKLGASEILNLVENALLSKSCLTDLVFGKKCTISPVPCTRSKSNTDSVDGFKKITVNVLVQKSNNKILLAHSSEDFITMLFNFLSVPLGRVIGLLSKNDGPVLSVENIHQSVCELSAGGYLISEQVKDKLLNPRLAMIYQCSNQLFPLNEELIPKFYWAAKLLSPGRKTYYLSTVGSGVNCEIKLASPMLEGRFLKGSTKFTVTDDLVLVGRPENWHGMRDNLMGSRKAQ, from the exons ATGACTGTTCCAGCTTATATGTGGGCTAGTAGTATAAATGAGGGTGATAAAGGAGTCTTTGTCACTGACACCACATCTTTTATTATCCAAGATGATTTAAAAGTGATTCCTAGTAATCTAGCTATAACACTTAATATGCTTAAAGGGAGGGGAATCACAGATTTTGGAGTGCTTGAAGAGAAGACTTTGAAACTTGGTGCCAGTGAG ATTCTCAATCTTGTCGAGAATGCATTATTGTCCAAGTCTTGTTTAACAGATTTGGTTTTCGGTAAAAAATGTACCATCTCACCAGTTCCCTGCACTCGATCTAAGAGTAATACAGATTCTGTTGATGGTTTTAAGAAGATCACAGTCAATGTATTGGTGCAGAAGTCAAATAACAAGATATTGTTGGCTCATAGTTCCGAAGATTTTATTACTATGTTATTCAACTTCCTCTCTGTTCCTCTGGGAAGAGTTATTGGTCTTCTGAGTAAAAATGACGGACctgtattatctgttgaaaataTACATCAAAGTGTATGTGAATTGAGTGCTGGTGGATACTTAATATCAGAGCAAGTGAAAGATAAGCTTCTTAACCCACGCTTGGCTATGATTTATCAATGTTCCAACCAACTATTCCCTCTCAATGAAGAATTGATTCCAAAATTCTATTGGGCTGCAAAGCTTTTGTCTCCCGGACGTAAAACCTATTATCTGAGTACGGTTGGTTCTGGTGTGAATTGTGAAATTAAATTAGCGAGTCCAATGTTGGAAGGACGATTTTTAAAGGGGTCAACAAAGTTCACGGTGACAGATGACTTG gttctagtcggaaggcccgagaatTGGCATGGGATGAGAGATAATTTGATGGgcagtcgaaaagctcagtaa